A section of the Streptococcus oriscaviae genome encodes:
- a CDS encoding CpsB/CapC family capsule biosynthesis tyrosine phosphatase codes for MLDIHSHIIFGVDDGPKTPEETLALLKASYDQGVRGIVATSHRRKGMFETPKAVIWENFRQVQALAKQVAEDLFIFYGAEIYFSDDVLGKLERKEIPTYNNTKYALIEFGTKTTYKKIQAALSEILRLGITPVVAHIERYDALEGEIEKVAALIEMGCFMQINSSSVLKPKLLGDKHKHFKQRAQLFLDHDLVHFVASDMHSVEQRPSYMAAAYQLIEQRYGSDHAKNLFINNPMLLLKNNL; via the coding sequence ATGCTAGACATTCATTCTCACATTATTTTTGGAGTTGATGACGGCCCCAAGACTCCTGAGGAGACCCTAGCACTATTGAAAGCTAGTTATGACCAAGGGGTTCGTGGTATCGTAGCAACATCACATCGTCGCAAGGGGATGTTTGAGACCCCTAAAGCGGTTATTTGGGAAAATTTTCGTCAAGTGCAGGCTCTTGCCAAGCAAGTTGCAGAAGACCTATTCATCTTTTATGGAGCAGAAATTTACTTCTCAGATGATGTGTTGGGCAAATTGGAACGAAAAGAAATCCCAACCTACAACAATACCAAGTATGCCCTTATTGAGTTTGGAACAAAAACAACCTATAAAAAAATCCAAGCAGCTCTTAGTGAGATTCTCAGACTAGGAATTACACCAGTGGTTGCTCATATCGAGCGCTATGATGCACTGGAAGGAGAAATCGAAAAGGTTGCTGCTTTGATTGAAATGGGTTGCTTCATGCAAATAAATAGTTCGAGTGTTTTGAAGCCTAAATTATTAGGAGACAAACACAAACACTTCAAACAGCGGGCACAACTCTTTTTAGATCATGATTTGGTTCACTTTGTTGCTAGCGATATGCACAGCGTGGAACAGCGGCCTTCTTATATGGCGGCGGCCTATCAACTAATTGAACAACGCTATGGTTCAGACCATGCTAAAAACTTATTTATCAACAATCCCATGTTACTGCTAAAAAACAATTTATAG